Proteins encoded by one window of Drosophila melanogaster chromosome X:
- the CG9578 gene encoding uncharacterized protein, translated as MSMEECFVPRLPVDSEFIQFHDWAIKYEKSHILKSSCQLGTAKCCPKDSADRCDLCHYQHSLQLPHLPDMVFHKNRLVLQHKDGATLEFCPMDALALVDNGKQPLEVACAQEWRETRNEQTMEEKFKPFDWTFTSTYQGTMNEKVRSETTNQTLNKFKLMQRENIIFYHDLTLFEDELHDHGISVMSVRIRVMPSGFFILLRHFLRVDHVLIRMHDTRFHHEIENDFILKEYIHREAPCTELQNCVAFWTNPDEMQEFVPVKSKQLHKLFFK; from the exons ATGTCCATGGAGGAG TGCTTTGTGCCCCGGCTGCCGGTGGACAGCGAGTTCATCCAGTTCCACGACTGGGCCATCAAGTATGAGAAGTCGCACATCCTGAAGAGCAGCTGCCAACTGGGCACCGCCAAGTGCTGTCCCAAGGACTCGGCCGACCGCTGCGACCTCTGCCACTACCAGCACTCCCTGCAGCTGCCCCACCTGCCCGACATGGTGTTCCACAAGAATCGGCTGGTGTTACAGCACAAGGACGGCGCCACTCTCGAGTTCTGCCCCATGGACGCGCTGGCGCTGGTGGACAATGGGAAGCAGCCGCTGGAGGTCGCTTGTGCTCAGGAGTGGCGGGAAACGCG TAACGAGCAGACAATGGAGGAGAAGTTCAAGCCTTTCGACTGGACATTCACCTCCACCTACCAGGGCACCATGAACGAAAAAGTGCGATCGGAGACCACGAATCAGACGCTGAACAAGTTCAAGCTGATGCAGCGCGAGAACATCATCTTCTACCACGATTTAACTCTGTTCGAGGATGAGCTGCACGACCACGGAATATCGGTGATGAGCGTGCGAATC CGCGTGATGCCCTCTGGCTTCTTCATCCTTTTGCGCCACTTTCTGCGCGTGGACCACGTGCTAATCCGGATGCACGACACCCGCTTCCACCACGAGATCGAGAACGACTTTATCCTGAAAGAGTACATCCATCGGGAGGCGCCTTGCACTGAGCTTCAAAACTGTGTGGCCTTCTGGACCAACCCGGATGAAATGCAAGAATTTGTGCCCGTGAAGTCCAAGCAGTTGCACAAGCTCTTCTTTAAGTAG
- the Phf7 gene encoding PHD finger protein 7, isoform B, with translation MVQICVLCLSGERDELIFGTVHVEGNMMVHRNCLYLSSNLIQRGEKKLSIMNFLKEDIEAEVNRCRLLKCCYCRRLGANIWCCKSGCRRTFHTKCGVDNLAQNQFCDTYNSFCHQHVLVPRNRPVFKNDEECLLCAEDVVAKGERFSVVTCLYAPCCRNGWFHRRCLQRYANSSGYFFKCPLCNNTDVFRRVAYMGIAVLDQDASWETEPDAFAGQYRRDVNCTAALCVAVSGRADTSAMLLYCTSCGANPSHYLCTLKTLQNYVCKVCSAVSPEAVPVAESDSDDAGSMDDSAEAPRPGHLNGDQIQEKLSPSHWDDFGSSDDDAVFQRAFDTKVQSRVVTLSDDQPSTSAGARALADRGTRTFESQGTQTTFLSSVVTSFRSATATATSSTSTSTSTSASTLDNQENTEPSTSNGRRPWRPRYVSPPRHVSDSDDDSDEYDSDEYESKRRQLTPTAAAPSNGRRLLGSISPEPSTPAPRVLRRRTLANRPSSLANMDISCVANRTRHRLSNHMASRKD, from the exons ATGGTGCAGATCTGCGTGCTGTGCCTCAGCGGCGAGCGGGACGAGCTGATCTTCGGCACTGTGCACGTGGAGGGCAACATGATGGTGCACCGCAACTGCTTG TACCTCAGCTCGAATCTCATCCAGCGTGGCGAAAAGAAATTGAGCATCATGAACTTCCTCAAGGAGGACATCGAAGCGGAGGTCAACCGCTGCCGTTTGCTTAAGTGTTGCTATTGCCGCCGCTTGGGCGCCAATATTTGGTGCTGCAAGTCGGGGTGCCGTCGCACCTTCCATACCAAGTGCGGCGTCGATAATCTGGCCCAGAACCAGTTCTGCGACACGTACAACTCGTTCTGCCATCAGCATGTGCTGGTGCCTCGAAACCGTCCGGTGTTCAAGAATGACGAGGAATGTCTCCTATGCGCGGAGGACGTGGTTGCCAAGGGCGAGCGCTTCAGCGTGGTGACCTGCCTATACGCGCCGTGCTGCCGCAATGGATGGTTCCACCGCAGGTGCCTGCAGCGCTACGCCAACTCGTCCGGCTACTTCTTCAAGTGCCCGCTGTGCAACAACACAGATGTGTTCCGCAGGGTGGCTTATATGGGCATCGCGGTGCTGGACCA AGACGCTTCCTGGGAGACCGAGCCGGACGCCTTTGCTGGGCAGTACCGCCGCGATGTCAATTGTACGGCCGCGTTGTGCGTTGCGGTCTCTGGTCGCGCCGACACTTCCGCCATGCTGCTGTACTGCACCTCATGTGGCGCCAATCCGTCACATTACCTTTGCACGTTGAAGACTCTCCAAAACTACGTCTGCAAGGTTTGCTCAGCCGTCAGCCCGGAGGCAGTGCCCGTTGCCGAATCGGACTCGGATGACGCCGGCTCAATGGACGACTCGGCCGAAGCCCCACGTCCAGGTCACCTAAATGGTGATCAGATTCAAGAGAAGCTATCACCCTCCCATTGGGATGATTTCGGCTCCTCCGACGATGATGCCGTCTTTCAGCGTGCGTTCGATACCAAAGTGCAGAGTCGCGTGGTGACCCTCTCCGATGATCAACCATCTACTTCTGCGGGGGCACGCGCTTTAGCCGATCGTGGAACTCGCACATTTGAATCACAGGGAACGCAAACAACATTTCTCTCAAGTGTAGTAACCTCGTTTCGCTCTGCTACTGCAACTGCGacatcatccacatccacatccacatccacatccgcatcgaCACTTGATAACCAAGAAAACACTGAGCCGTCCACATCGAATGGACGTCGTCCCTGGCGCCCTAGATACGTCTCGCCGCCTAGACACGTGTCGGATAGCGATGACGATAGTGATGAATATGATAGTGATGAATATGAGTCGAAGAGGCGCCAACTTACGCCCACTGCCGCTGCGCCGTCGAATGGCAGGCGTCTGTTGGGCTCCATCTCGCCGGAGCCGAGCACTCCTGCTCCACGTGTCTTACGTCGCCGCACTTTGGCCAACAGGCCTTCCTCACTCGCCAACATGGATATATCCTGTGTGGCCAATAGGACCCGCCACCGCTTGTCCAACCACATGGCCAGCCGCAAGGATTAG
- the AnxB10 gene encoding annexin B10, isoform A, translating into MEYKPVPTVKDAAPFDASQDAQVLRAAMKGFGTDEQEIIDVLVGRSNQQRQTIKAVYEAEFERDLVDDLKDELGGKFEDVIVGLMMPPVEYLCKQLHAAMAGIGTEEATLVEILCTKTNEEMAQIVAVYEERYQRPLAEQMCSETSGFFRRLLTLIVTGVRDGLDTPVDVGQAKEQAAQLYSAGEAKLGTDEEVFNRIMSHASFPQLRLVFEEYKVLSGQTIEQAIKHEMSDELHEAMMAIVECVQSPAAFFANRLYKAMNGAGTDDATLIRIIVSRSEIDLETIKQEFERIYNRTLHSAVVAETSGDYKRALTALLGSA; encoded by the exons ATGGAATACAAA CCCGTGCCCACGGTTAAGGACGCAGCTCCCTTCGACGCCTCCCAGGACGCCCAGGTGCTGCGGGCGGCGATGAAGGGATTCGGCACCGACGAGCAGGAAATCATCGACGTGCTCGTCGGCAGGAGCAACCAGCAGAGGCAGACGATCAAGGCGGTTTACGAAGCGGAGTTCGAGCGCGACCTGGTGGACGATCTTAAGGACGAGCTGGGAGGCAAGTTCGAGGACGTGATCGTGGGTCTAATGATGCCACCAGTGGAGTACCTGTGCAAGCAACTGCACGCCGCCATGGCGGGCATCGGAACCGAGGAGGCCACGCTCGTCGAGATCCTGTGCACCAAGACCAACGAGGAGATGGCCCAGATCGTGGCCGTCTACGAGGAGCGCTACCAGCGCCCGCTGGCCGAGCAGATGTGCAGCGAGACCTCCGGCTTTTTCCGCCGCCTGCTCACGCTGATCGTGACCGGAGTACGTGACGGACTGGACACGCCCGTCGACGTCGGTCAGGCCAAGGAGCAGGCCGCCCAGCTCTACTCGGCCGGCGAGGCCAAGCTGGGAACGGACGAGGAGGTCTTCAACCGGATCATGTCGCACGCCAGCTTCCCGCAGCTGCGACTCGTCTTCGAGGAGTACAAGGTGCTCTCCGGGCAGACCATCGAGCAGGCCATCAAGCACGAGATGTCCGACGAGCTGCACGAGGCCATGATGGCCATAG TTGAGTGCGTCCAGTCACCGGCGGCCTTCTTCGCCAACCGCCTGTACAAGGCCATGAATGGCGCCGGCACCGATGACGCCACGCTCATCCGCATCATCGTCAGCCGCTCGGAGATCGACCTGGAGACCATTAAGCAGGAGTTCGAGCGGATCTACAACCGTACGCTGCACAGCGCCGTGGTG GCGGAGACCTCTGGTGACTACAAGCGGGCCCTGACAGCCCTACTTGGATCCGCCTAG
- the AnxB10 gene encoding annexin B10, isoform B has protein sequence MEYKPVPTVKDAAPFDASQDAQVLRAAMKGFGTDEQEIIDVLVGRSNQQRQTIKAVYEAEFERDLVDDLKDELGGKFEDVIVGLMMPPVEYLCKQLHAAMAGIGTEEATLVEILCTKTNEEMAQIVAVYEERYQRPLAEQMCSETSGFFRRLLTLIVTGVRDGLDTPVDVGQAKEQAAQLYSAGEAKLGTDEEVFNRIMSHASFPQLRLVFEEYKVLSGQTIEQAIKHEMSDELHEAMMAIVECVQSPAAFFANRLYKAMNGAGTDDATLIRIIVSRSEIDLETIKQEFERIYNRTLHSAVVDAETSGDYKRALTALLGSA, from the exons ATGGAATACAAA CCCGTGCCCACGGTTAAGGACGCAGCTCCCTTCGACGCCTCCCAGGACGCCCAGGTGCTGCGGGCGGCGATGAAGGGATTCGGCACCGACGAGCAGGAAATCATCGACGTGCTCGTCGGCAGGAGCAACCAGCAGAGGCAGACGATCAAGGCGGTTTACGAAGCGGAGTTCGAGCGCGACCTGGTGGACGATCTTAAGGACGAGCTGGGAGGCAAGTTCGAGGACGTGATCGTGGGTCTAATGATGCCACCAGTGGAGTACCTGTGCAAGCAACTGCACGCCGCCATGGCGGGCATCGGAACCGAGGAGGCCACGCTCGTCGAGATCCTGTGCACCAAGACCAACGAGGAGATGGCCCAGATCGTGGCCGTCTACGAGGAGCGCTACCAGCGCCCGCTGGCCGAGCAGATGTGCAGCGAGACCTCCGGCTTTTTCCGCCGCCTGCTCACGCTGATCGTGACCGGAGTACGTGACGGACTGGACACGCCCGTCGACGTCGGTCAGGCCAAGGAGCAGGCCGCCCAGCTCTACTCGGCCGGCGAGGCCAAGCTGGGAACGGACGAGGAGGTCTTCAACCGGATCATGTCGCACGCCAGCTTCCCGCAGCTGCGACTCGTCTTCGAGGAGTACAAGGTGCTCTCCGGGCAGACCATCGAGCAGGCCATCAAGCACGAGATGTCCGACGAGCTGCACGAGGCCATGATGGCCATAG TTGAGTGCGTCCAGTCACCGGCGGCCTTCTTCGCCAACCGCCTGTACAAGGCCATGAATGGCGCCGGCACCGATGACGCCACGCTCATCCGCATCATCGTCAGCCGCTCGGAGATCGACCTGGAGACCATTAAGCAGGAGTTCGAGCGGATCTACAACCGTACGCTGCACAGCGCCGTGGTG GAC GCGGAGACCTCTGGTGACTACAAGCGGGCCCTGACAGCCCTACTTGGATCCGCCTAG
- the CG9577 gene encoding uncharacterized protein translates to MSLSRLNTLMKLTPKPTAIGSLKMQRNLSALPESGPTGSFKTLAVSSPKPFVFHVELHRPSKFNAISKQMWLEIKECFDGLATNPDCRAIVLSASGKHFTAGIDLNDMINVGQTLAETDDYARKGVSMERMIKVYQDSISSLEHCPKPVITAVHKACIGAGVDLITAADIRYCTEDAFFQVKEVDIGMAADVGTLQRLPKAVGSQSLARELCFTGRKFEAAEAHSSGLVSRLFPDKDSLLTGALAVAELIASKSPVAVKTTKESLVYSLEHTNQEGLDHILLLNKLNLLSEDFAQAVAAQLTKDDKPVFAKL, encoded by the exons ATGTCGCTCTCCCGCCTGAACACTCTGATGAAACTAACGCCCAAGCCCACGG CCATCGGATCCCTTAAGATGCAGAGAAACCTTTCCGCCCTCCCGGAATCCGGACCCACCGGCTCTTTCAAGACGCTGGCCGTCAGTTCGCCCAAGCCGTTCGTCTTTCATGTGGAGCTCCATCGGCCCAGCAAGTTCAACGCCATAAGCAAGCAGATGTGGCT GGAGATCAAGGAGTGCTTCGACGGACTGGCCACTAATCCCGACTGCCGGGCTATCGTTTTGTCCGCCTCCGGAAAGCACTTCACCGCCGGCATCGACCTCAACGACATGATAAACGTGGGCCAAACGCTGGCCGAGACCGATGACTACGCCCGCAAGGGCGTCTCCATGGAGCGAATGATCAAGGTGTACCAGGACTCAATCAGCAGCCTGGAGCACTGCCCCAAGCCGGTCATCACGGCGGTGCACAAGGCGTGCATCGGCGCCGGCGTGGACCTGATTACCGCCGCCGACATTCGCTACTGCACCGAGGACGCCTTTTTCCAGGTCAAGGAGGTGGACATCGGCATGGCCGCCGACGTGGGCACCCTGCAGCGTCTGCCCAAGGCAGTGGGCAGTCAGTCCCTCGCCCGCGAGCTGTGCTTCACTGGGCGCAAATTCGAGGCCGCCGAGGCCCACTCCTCGGGCCTGGTGAGTCGCCTCTTCCCAGACAAGGATTCCCTGCTGACCGGAGCCCTGGCCGTGGCCGAGCTCATCGCTAGCAAGAGTCCCGTCGCCGTAAAGACAACCAAGGAGAGCCTCGTGTACTCCCTGGAGCACACCAATCAAGAGGGCTTGGATCACATT CTCCTGCTGAACAAGCTCAACCTGCTGTCGGAGGACTTCGCCCAGGCTGTGGCCGCCCAGTTGACGAAGGACGATAAGCCAGTGTTCGCCAAGCTGTGA
- the CG9581 gene encoding uncharacterized protein, producing MNILRRLDRLIAPTVRRSAAISTSLWPHRWMSQSTTISPGSPSSKSTVNAAEVRGVAQILRQQKGNLGQPTSVSHPHLIQPDELVPGVELTEIKERRSQLMQNIRAYARSFGGEFNGHSSSCHMLVLGAASKKYMSGKIPYVFRQNSDFYYLTGCLEPDAVLLLTIDEAQNVQSELFMRPKDPHAELWDGPRTGPELAVPLFGVTEAHPLSQLEAVLAKRAGALKPHIWFDQKSTDLPSLAENMLRLSGNQQRPLLPAYTFLEAMRLLKSRDEMQLMRRTCDIASRSFNEVMAETRPGQSEHHLFAAIDYKCRMRNASYLAYPPVVAAGKNATVIHYVANSQLLGQQDLVLMDAGCEYGGYTSDITRTWPASGVFTEPQRTLYDMLHQLQEEIIGNVMKPGGETLDQLFETTCYKLGKYLQEIGLVGKSFSEYKELVSQGYRFCPHHVSHYLGMDVHDTPHVPRNTRIVPGMVFTVEPGIYIGQDCGDVPPEFRGIGIRIEDDLLINENGHVEVLTEACVKDPRALQELCKQQQKNPGASSAEAF from the exons ATGAATATCCTAAGGCGCCTGGACCGCCTGATCGCTCCCACCGTCCGCCGCAGCGCCGCCATTTCCACCAGCCTGTGGCCACACCGCTGGATGAGCCAGTCCACCACGATCTCCCCAGGAAGTCCCAGCAGCAAATCGACAGTAAACGCGGCCGAGGTGCGTGGCGTGGCTCAGATTCTGCGCCAGCAAAAGGGAAACCTGGGACAGCCCACCAGCGTCTCGCATCCACATCTTATCCAGCCGGACGAGCTGGTTCCGGGCGTGGAGCTGACCGAGATCAAGGAACGCCGTTCGCAGCTGATGCAAAACATCCGCGCCTATGCACGCAGTTTCGGCGGCGAGTTCAATGGGCACTCGAGTTCTTGTCACATG CTCGTTCTGGGCGCCGCCTCCAAGAAGTATATGAGCGGCAAGATCCCGTACGTGTTCCGCCAGAACTCGGACTTCTACTACCTAACTGGCTGCCTAGAGCCGGACGCCGTGCTACTGCTGACCATCGACGAGGCCCAGAACGTGCAGTCCGAGCTGTTTATGCGTCCCAAGGACCCGCATGCCGAGCTGTGGGATGGTCCGCGCACTGGGCCCGAGCTCGCGGTGCCGCTTTTCGGAGTCACTGAGGCCCATCCGCTGTCCCAGCTGGAGGCGGTGCTGGCCAAGCGCGCAGGCGCCCTAAAACCACACATCTGGTTCGATCAGAAGAGCACCGACCTGCCGTCCCTGGCGGAGAACATGCTGCGATTGAGCGGCAATCAGCAGCGTCCGCTGCTGCCGGCCTACACTTTCCTAGAAGCCATGCGCCTGCTTAAGTCCCGCGACGAGATGCAGTTAATGCGGCGCACCTGCGACATAGCCTCACGCTCGTTCAACGAAGTGATGGCCGAGACCCGGCCAGGTCAGTCGGAGCACCATCTGTTCGCCGCGATTGACTACAAGTGCCGCATGCGCAACGCCAGCTACCTGGCCTACCCGCCGGTGGTGGCTGCCGGTAAAAACGCCACGGTGATCCACTACGTGGCCAACAGCCAGTTGTTGGGTCAGCAGGATCTCGTGCTGATGGACGCCGGCTGCGAGTATGGCGGCTACACCAGCGACATCACACGCACCTGGCCGGCGAGTGGGGTTTTCACGGAGCCGCAGCGCACACTGTACGACATGCTGCACCAGCTGCAGGAGGAGATTATTGGCAACGTGATGAAGCCGGGCGGCGAGACGCTCGACCAGCTGTTCGAGACCACCTGCTACAAGCTGGGCAAGTACTTGCAGGAGATCGGGCTGGTGGGCAAGTCGTTCAGCGAGTACAAGGAACTGGTCAGCCAGGGCTACCGCTTCTGTCCGCACCACGTCTCCCACTACCTTGGGATGGACGTGCACGACACACCGCACGTGCCACGCAACACACGCATCGTGCCCGGCATGGTCTTCACCGTTGAGCCGGGCATCTACATTGGCCAGGATTGCGGCGACGTGCCGCCCGAGTTCCGGGGCATCGGCATCCGCATCGAAGACGATCTGCTCATCAACGAGAACGGCCACGTGGAAGTTCTAACTGAGGCGTGCGTCAAGGATCCACGCGCCCTGCAGGAGCTTTGCAAACAGCAACAGAAGAACCCCGGTGCCTCATCCGCGGAGGCGTTTTAA